Proteins from a genomic interval of Thermosipho africanus Ob7:
- the trmB gene encoding tRNA (guanosine(46)-N7)-methyltransferase TrmB has translation MIYPEYELKPQFHEEFPLQWKKIFDNNNPLHVELGFGNGEFAAYYTQKHKNINYIGFELSITSMVKAQRKLKRNNVTNAKLILCDARFGLREFFDSNSIEKVIMNFPVPWYKNSQAHRRIIIQDFFETLADVLIENGEFELLTDQEWYAIEAFENAKNSGYFEVFDIEKNPRREFLTRYEKKWIKSNRDIFKLVVKKIKGIKVSRLIGGVNKMPHASGKISEEKIKLLKGKVFKENNKVFVIKNVYKELDSNSHIFKVISSDGDFSQHYFLVLYQKDNENWVIKLDSESNPYRTPAVKWSVKKIMEVLQ, from the coding sequence ATGATTTATCCTGAGTACGAGTTAAAACCTCAATTTCATGAAGAATTTCCATTACAATGGAAAAAAATATTTGATAATAATAACCCACTTCATGTTGAACTTGGATTTGGCAATGGAGAATTTGCAGCATATTATACTCAAAAACATAAAAACATAAATTATATCGGATTTGAACTTTCAATTACTTCAATGGTAAAGGCTCAAAGAAAATTAAAAAGAAACAATGTAACAAATGCAAAATTAATATTATGTGATGCAAGATTTGGATTAAGAGAATTCTTTGATAGCAATTCAATAGAAAAAGTTATTATGAACTTTCCAGTTCCTTGGTATAAAAACTCACAGGCCCACAGACGAATTATAATTCAAGATTTTTTTGAAACTTTAGCAGATGTTCTTATTGAAAATGGAGAATTTGAACTTCTAACTGATCAGGAATGGTATGCAATAGAGGCTTTTGAAAATGCTAAAAATTCAGGATATTTTGAAGTGTTTGACATTGAAAAAAATCCTAGACGTGAATTTTTAACTCGTTATGAAAAAAAATGGATAAAATCCAATAGAGATATATTCAAACTCGTAGTTAAAAAAATAAAAGGCATAAAGGTTAGTAGATTAATCGGAGGTGTTAACAAAATGCCACATGCATCTGGAAAGATAAGTGAAGAAAAAATAAAACTACTTAAAGGTAAAGTATTTAAAGAAAATAATAAAGTTTTTGTGATAAAAAATGTATATAAAGAACTAGATTCTAATTCTCATATATTTAAAGTTATTTCTTCTGACGGTGATTTTTCGCAACATTATTTCTTAGTGCTCTATCAAAAAGACAATGAAAATTGGGTAATAAAACTAGATAGTGAATCAAATCCATATAGAACTCCTGCTGTTAAATGGTCTGTAAAAAAAATTATGGAGGTGCTTCAGTGA